From Triticum urartu cultivar G1812 chromosome 2, Tu2.1, whole genome shotgun sequence, a single genomic window includes:
- the LOC125538701 gene encoding uncharacterized protein LOC125538701 yields the protein MDPKKSIDDKFSKLHPSLPIDTRIGIVGAGPSGLSAAYALAKLGYCNVTVFEKCKTVSGMCESIDIEGRTYDLGGQVIAANSAPAITHLAKEVGAEFEEMDSHKLALIDSQTGNIRDLEVAEDYVSMVSLTLKLQDEANNSGRVGIHALSGLASDPTPQFLRQHGINSVPKSVAYGYTASGYGFVQDMPYAFIQEFTRTSMAGKIRRFKHGYMNMWEKLSQSLPFEVLCGTEVLRVRRSSDGASVTIKKDNGDKQVMEFDKIIFSGALAFKNGNTYRSSSLTDGESEVVELNDLERELFSKVQTVDYYTTVVKINGFEHMPKGFYYFGEFMEDPATIGHPVAMQKFFDGTDIFLFWSYGNSADINGSYVAKCVTDIVSSMGGTAQNVLLQRRFKYFPHVNSEDMKDGFYGRLESELQGFQNTYYVGGLLAFELTERNASYSIAAVCKHFAIDVEQTVTPYVKRLFSLSRNSNPSPPRDLGELEGVEFPDLPSLDGYLQYWGTHRVTKENVIYTWINEEGKIMNRRTYQELHENASHIAHKLLTSMKPIIKPGDRVILIHLPGLEFIDAFFGCIRAGVIPVPVIPPDPMQMGGQALLKVENVSKVCSAVAILSTSSYHAAVRAGYVKNIVTLAKNQKCSAQWPDLPWIHTESWIKNYRRSPDTFNSDNALSMMTKPQPSDLCFLQFTSGSTGDAKGVMITHGGLIHNVKMMKKRYQSTSKTVLISWLPQYHDMGLIGGIFTALVSGGTSILFSPMTFIRNPLLWLQTISDYHGTHSAGPNFAFELVIRRLEAEKSKVYDLSSMIFLMIAAEPVRQKTVRRFIELTQPLGLSEGVLAPGYGLAENCVYVCCAFGECKPVFIDMQGRICCGYIEQDDPDIDIRIVDADSLTEHQDGTEGEIWISSPSSGVGYWGNQEMSQKTFCNQLKNHPNKKFTRTGDLGRIIDSKLFITGRIKDLIIVAGRNIYSADVEKTVENSSDVLRPGCCAVVGVSEEVLTQKGISIPDSSDQVGLVVIAEVREGKTISEEIIDNIKTRVAEEHGVTVASVKLIKPRTISKTTSGKIRRFECMKQFVDNSLSLANGNRPSRRSLFRSLTTGTGMERRRSFLKQTVDPTIHPQSESKVKNSKQITEFLTQLVSDQSGIPKDKISPTGSLPSYGFDSIAVVRAAQKLSDFLGIPVGAIDIFAASCISELASFLENLLSKSQPKLTHHPNSQGKSSREIIEFLTQIVSDQSGIPKDKISPTGSLPSYGFDSIAVVRAAQKLSDFLGTPVGAIDIFAASCISELASFLEKLLPKSQPLLPSDVSCSTEDESLVDVSADFSVLATGILQLLALTYVCFMLLLPAYLASLAYMSVLYPVSLVEASVMTYLGSLVMAPIAWICYVLLTSLSLSILGKSLLQPNYGLTPDVSIWSVDFVKWWALNKAQGFAAKMLAVHLKGTIFLNYWFKMQGARIGSSVVIDTVDITDPSLLVVANGAVIAEGVLIQGHEVRNEVLSFRRVRIGREASIGPYAVLQKGTVVDDGAMVPPLQKTEPGKSVYQNKRTSAYMKEETGKANMLLEHLVCIYAVAVLGALSSATVYTLYIHFSGTEASPQHFSFACIAGAFHWLPAALAAYPVIVRETPTSALTFALSIAFAYLSYGVILSLLTSVVNTALATRPGTKQNHMTSLIQRRINIAVHLRFAKMLSGTEAFCMYLRLLGAKIGRHCSIRSIDPVANPELINIGDGVHLGDFCHIVPGFYSSKGFTGAEIKIQENTIIGSGSLLLPGSVLQGNVILGALSVAPEHSLLQRGGIYVGAQSLTMVKNTLLAEDERIEMMDPMYKKIVGNLSANLAITTMNVKSRYFHRIGVSGRGVLKMYEDIPSLLKHKIFGAGKSFPVIVRHSNSLSADDDARLDARGAAVRILSDDGEVPLLDLTLKSGKAFYARTIADFATWLVCGLPAREEHVKRAPHVRDAVWGSLRDTNSYTELHYYSNICRLLRFDEGKEMYAKFKLRPVDQDIPEESGQVVPRGILPPETGAIPRDESDTRPLLFLADDFRRRVEVPDGVRYVFQLQLREVPSDDATCDVALDCTRPWDEEEFPYIDIGEISIDKNLPAEETEKLEFNPFLRCQEVDVIPASSCKQSASIDHGRSLIYEVCQRLRNGEPLPASWAAFLEQSDTKINLSGCPVAAAMHTRSDTANASETKVTLARTWYKALWATLCQPLLQTLVPYFVLGLVIFLPFRGLLAVAGATGTQLYWLLPVFWAVSGLAAMATCAAAKWVLVGVRGEGDAVHIWAPQVFLDTVWQAIRTATAEYFAELTCGSVLFAAWMRTMGSSVAVADGVYVDSMGALLNPEMVHLERGASVGHNALLFGHVYEGEAGKVKFGRVHVGEDGFVGSRAVAMPGVKVEDGGYLGALCLAMKEEIVRHKL from the exons ATGGACCCAAAGAAATCAATAGATGATAAATTCTCTAAGTTGCATCCAAGTTTGCCAATAGACACTAGAATTGGCATAGTGGGAGCAGGGCCAAGTGGCTTATCAGCAGCCTACGCACTAGCTAAACTTGGGTACTGCAATGTAACCGTGTTTGAGAAATGCAAGACTGTTTCTGGGATGTGCGAGTCCATTGATATAGAAG GAAGAACATATGACTTGGGAGGACAAGTTATAGCAGCAAACAGTGCGCCTGCTATAACTCACCTGGCAAAAGAGGTAGGAGCTGAATTCGAGGAGATGGATTCACACAAGCTTGCTCTGATCGACAGCCAAACTGGAAATATTCGAGATCTTGAAGTAGCTGAGGACTATGTATCCATGGTATCTCTGACGCTAAAACTACAG GATGAAGCAAATAATTCAGGCCGAGTGGGCATCCATGCTCTCAGTGGATTGGCTTCTGACCCAACTCCTCAGTTTTTGAGGCAGCATGGGATAAATTCAGTTCCGAAATCTGTAGCATATGGATACACGGCTTCTGGCTATGGTTTTGTTCAAGACATGCCCTATGCTTTCATTCAAGAATTCACTAGAACCTCTATGGCTGGCAAAATCCGACGTTTCAAGCATGGCTACATGAACATGTGGGAGAAACTTAGTCAGTCATTACCATTTGAAGTTCTTTGTGGCACGGAGGTTTTGAGAGTCAGGCGCAGCAGCGATGGTGCAAGTGTAACCATTAAGAAGGACAATGGTGACAAACAAGTTATGGAGTTTGACAAAATTATATTCTCAGGTGCTCTTGCTTTTAAAAATGGCAATACATATCGATCTTCTAGTCTCACTG ATGGAGAAAGTGAAGTGGTGGAACTGAATGATCTCGAGAGAGAACTATTCAGTAAGGTACAGACAGTGGACTACTATACTACTGTTGTTAAGATCAATGGATTTGAGCACATGCCAAAGGGATTTTACTACTTTGGAGAATTCATGGAGGATCCAGCAACAATAGGGCATCCAGTGGCAATGCAAAAGTTCTTTGATGGCACGGACATTTTCTTGTTCTGGTCTTATGGGAATTCAGCAGACATCAACGGTTCATATGTGGCTAAATGTGTGACGGACATCGTGAGTTCTATGGGAGGCACTGCTCAGAATGTGCTTTTGCAGCGTCGATTCAAGTATTTCCCTCATGTTAACAGTGAAG ACATGAAAGATGGATTCTATGGGAGGCTTGAATCTGAGTTGCAAGGCTTTCAGAACACTTACTATGTCGGAGGTCTGCTAGCATTTGAGCTTACCGAAAGAAATGCTTCATACTCCATTGCGGCTGtttgtaaacactttgccatcgATGTTGAGCAAACCGTAACTCCTTATGTCAAG AGACTATTTTCTCTGTCCCGCAACAGCAACCCTTCACCTCCTAGAGATCTTGGTGAGCTTGAAGGTGTTGAATTTCCCGACCTTCCATCCCTGGATGGATACTTGCAATATTGGGGAACTCACAGGGTCACCAAGGAAAATGTCATCTATACTTGGATCAATGAAGAAGGAAAAATCATGAACCGAAGAACCTACCAGGAACTTCATGAGAATGCATCTCACATTGCACACAAACTATTGACAAGCATGAAGCCTATTATCAAGCCTGGTGACAGAGTTATCCTTATTCACCTCCCAGGTCTGGAGTTTATTGATGCATTCTTTGGGTGCATTAGAGCAGGAGTTATACCAGTCCCAGTTATTCCCCCTGATCCAATGCAAATGGGTGGGCAAGCACTTCTCAAAGTTGAGAACGTCTCTAAAGTGTGCAGCGCTGTGGCAATTCTGTCAACTTCTTCGTACCATGCTGCCGTACGTGCAGGTTATGTCAAGAACATTGTCACTCTAGCAAAGAATCAGAAATGCTCTGCGCAGTGGCCTGACCTCCCGTGGATTCACACCGAGTCATGGATCAAGAACTACCGGCGAAGTCCAGACACCTTCAACTCAGACAATGCTTTATCTATGATGACCAAGCCCCAGCCAAGTGACTTGTGCTTTCTGCAGTTCACTTCGGGTTCCACTGGCGATGCCAAGGGGGTGATGATAACACATGGAGGACTAATCCACAATGtgaagatgatgaagaagcgGTATCAAAGTACCTCAAAAACCGTCCTTATCAGTTGGCTTCCACAGTACCATGACATGGGACTAATAGGGGGTATTTTCACTGCTCTTGTAAGTGGAGGAACTTCCATTCTATTCTCGCCGATGACATTCATCAGGAACCCCCTCCTGTGGCTGCAAACAATCAGTGACTACCATGGAACCCATAGTGCAGGTCCAAACTTTGCATTTGAACTCGTGATAAGAAGGCTTGAAGCCGAGAAGAGCAAAGTATATGACCTCtcttcaatgatcttcctcaTGATTGCAGCAGAACCAGTAAGGCAAAAAACTGTCAGAAGGTTCATAGAGTTGACTCAACCTTTGGGCCTTTCTGAAGGCGTTCTTGCACCTGGATATGGGCTGGCTGAGAACTGTGTCTATGTTTGTTGTGCCTTTGGTGAATGTAAGCCGGTCTTCATAGATATGCAAGGAAGAATTTGTTGTGGGTATATTGAGCAAGATGATCCAGATATTGACATCAGAATTGTTGACGCAGACTCTTTGACTGAGCATCAAGATGGTACTGAGGGTGAGATATGGATCAGCAGTCCTAGTTCTGGAGTTGGTTATTGGGGCAACCAGGAAATGAGCCAGAAAACTTTCTGCAATCAGCTCAAGAACCACCCCAACAAGAAGTTCACAAGAACCGGTGATTTAGGGCGGATCATTGACAGCAAACTTTTTATTACTGGAAGGATCAAAGATCTAATCATTGTTGCTGGCAGAAATATTTATTCTGCAGATGTAGAGAAGACGGTGGAAAATTCTTCCGATGTCCTCCGACCAGGATGTTGTGCTGTTGTTGGTGTCTCAGAGGAAGTTCTGACTCAGAAAGGCATCTCAATTCCTGATTCTTCTGATCAGGTTGGACTTGTCGTGATTGCAGAGGTTAGGGAGGGTAAGACAATCTCTGAAGAAATCATTGACAACATCAAAACACGTGTGGCGGAGGAGCATGGTGTAACTGTTGCATCGGTCAAGCTTATCAAGCCTAGAACCATATCCAAGACAACATCTGGGAAGATACGGAGATTTGAATGCATGAAGCAGTTTGTTGACAACAGTCTTAGTTTGGCTAATGGTAATCGTCCATCTAGGAGGAGTCTATTCCGGTCTCTCACAACAGGAACCGGCATGGAGAGAAGGAGGTCATTCTTGAAGCAGACTGTTGATCCCACCATCCATCCCCAGTCAGAAAGCAAAGTGAAAAACTCCAAGCAGATAACTGAGTTTCTGACACAGTTAGTATCAGATCAATCAGGTATTCCAAAGGACAAAATTTCTCCAACAGGAAGCCTACCTTCTTATGGCTTTGATTCGATTGCAGTGGTTCGAGCAGCTCAGAAGCTCTCAGATTTTCTCGGTATTCCTGTTGGAGCCATTGATATCTTTGCTGCAAGCTGCATTTCTGAGCTTGCTAGCTTCTTGGAGAATTTGTTGAGTAAGTCACAACCAAAGTTGACACATCATCCCAACAGCCAGGGGAAAAGCTCGAGGGAGATCATTGAGTTTCTGACACAGATAGTATCAGATCAATCAGGTATTCCAAAGGATAAAATTTCTCCAACAGGCAGCCTACCTTCATATGGTTTTGATTCAATTGCTGTGGTCCGAGCAGCACAGAAGCTCTCAGATTTTCTTGGTACTCCTGTTGGAGCGATTGACATCTTTGCAGCAAGCTGTATTTCTGAGCTTGCTAGCTTTTTGGAGAAGTTGTTGCCCAAGTCACAACCACTTTTGCCATCTGATGTATCTTGCTCTACTGAGGATGAGAGTTTGGTAGATGTCAGTGCAGATTTCAGTGTGCTTGCTACTGGGATTCTCCAACTCCTGGCCCTTACCTATGTGTGTTTCATGTTGCTACTTCCAGCATACCTTGCAAGTTTGGCATACATGAGCGTGCTCTACCCGGTCAGTCTGGTTGAAGCATCAGTGATGACCTATCTTGGTTCGTTGGTCATGGCACCTATTGCTTGGATTTGTTATGTCTTGCTCACCTCCTTATCATTGTCTATCTTGGGGAAGTCACTCCTTCAGCCAAATTATGGTCTGACCCCTGATGTTTCGATATGGTCAGTTGACTTTGTTAAATGGTGGGCACTGAACAAGGCTCAAGGGTTTGCTGCAAAGATGCTAGCTGTGCATCTAAAGGGAACAATCTTCTTGAATTATTGGTTCAAGATGCAAGGGGCTCGAATTGGGTCATCTGTTGTTATTGACACAGTAGACATCACTGACCCATCCTTGTTAGTGGTTGCAAATGGTGCAGTGATTGCAGAAGGTGTTCTCATCCAGGGGCATGAAGTCCGTAATGAAGTGCTGAGTTTTAGGCGTGTCAGAATCGGTCGTGAGGCCTCCATTGGTCCTTATGCGGTGCTTCAAAAGGGCACCGTTGTGGATGATGGTGCTATGGTCCCACCACTGCAAAAAACTGAGCCAGGGAAATCAGTGTATCAGAACAAGAGAACTTCTGCATACATGAAG GAAGAAACAGGGAAAGCAAACATGCTTCTTGAACACCTGGTTTGCATCTATGCGGTTGCGGTGCTAGGTGCTCTATCAAGTGCAACCGTCTACACGTTGTACATTCACTTCTCTGGCACTGAGGCTTCACCTCAGCACTTCTCTTTTGCATGCATTGCGGGCGCGTTCCACTGGTTACCAGCTGCCCTCGCTGCTTACCCTGTGATTGTGCGGGAGACGCCCACAAGCGCATTGACATTTGCTCTCTCCATCGCCTTCGCCTACTTGAGCTACGGTGTCATCCTCAGTCTTCTTACAAGTGTGGTCAACACAGCCCTCGCCACAAGGCCGGGAACCAAGCAAAACCACATGACAAGCTTGATCCAGCGGCGTATAAACATCGCTGTGCACCTCAGATTTGCAAAGATGTTATCTGGAACTGAAGCATTCTGCATGTACTTGAGGCTTCTTGGTGCAAAGATTGGCAGGCATTGCTCTATCCGGTCCATTGATCCAGTGGCGAATCCTGAACTGATCAATATCGGTGATGGGGTCCATCTAGGTGATTTCTGCCACATTGTTCCAGGGTTCTACTCCAGTAAGGGGTTTACTGGTGCGGAGATAAAGATCCAGGAGAACACCATCATTGGTAGTGGCAGCTTGCTCCTCCCTGGCTCAGTCCTCCAAGGGAATGTCATCCTTGGAGCACTTTCTGTGGCACCAGAACATTCTCTTCTCCAGCGAGGCGGTATCTATGTTGGGGCACAATCTCTGACCATGGTGAAGAACACCTTGCTTGCAGAAGATGAGAGGATTGAAATGATGGACCCAATGTACAAGAAGATCGTCGGGAACCTCTCGGCGAACTTGGCAATCACCACCATGAACGTCAAGTCAAGGTACTTCCACCGCATTGGCGTAAGCGGGCGGGGGGTCCTGAAGATGTACGAGGACATTCCATCTTTGCTCAAGCACAAGATATTTGGCGCCGGCAAGTCTTTTCCAGTAATCGTTCGACACAGTAATAGCCTCAGTGCAGATGATGATGCCAGGCTCGACGCGCGTGGTGCAGCAGTGCGCATTCTCTCCGACGATGGCGAGGTGCCTCTTCTGGACCTTACTTTGAAGAGTGGCAAAGCATTTTATGCGCGCACAATCGCCGACTTCGCCACTTGGCTGGTTTGTGGCCTGCCAGCGAGGGAAGAGCATGTCAAGCGTGCTCCACACGTCCGGGATGCTGTCTGGGGCTCCCTGCGGGACACCAACTCGTACACCGAGCTGCATTACTACTCCAACATATGCCGGTTGCTGCGGTTCGACGAAGGGAAGGAGATGTATGCAAAATTCAAGCTTCGTCCAGTTGATCAAGACATACCGGAGGAGTCCGGTCAGGTGGTGCCAAGGGGTATCTTGCCGCCGGAGACCGGTGCAATCCCAAGAGATGAGAGTGACACACGCCCTTTACTCTTCCTCGCCGACGACTTCCGTCGGAGGGTGGAAGTTCCAGACGGGGTGCGCTACGTCTTCCAACTGCAACTCAGGGAGGTCCCCTCCGACGACGCCACCTGTGATGTCGCCCTTGACTGCACGCGGCCATGGGACGAGGAGGAGTTCCCGTACATTGACATCGGAGAGATAAGCATCGACAAAAATCTCCCAGCAGAGGAGACGGAGAAGCTCGAGTTCAACCCCTTCCTCCGGTGCCAAGAGGTGGACGTCATCCCGGCGTCGTCCTGCAAGCAGAGCGCGTCCATCGACCACGGGCGCTCGCTGATTTACGAGGTATGCCAACGCCTGCGGAACGGCGAGCCACTGCCCGCGTCATGGGCGGCGTTCCTGGAGCAGTCCGACACCAAGATCAACCTGTCGGGGTGCCCAGTGGCCGCCGCCATGCACACAAGATCCGACACCGCCAATGCCAGCGAGACCAAGGTGACCCTGGCTAGGACATGGTACAAGGCGCTCTGGGCCACGCTGTGCCAGCCGCTGCTGCAAACGCTGGTGCCATACTTCGTCCTGGGCCTGGTCATCTTCCTCCCATTCCGGGGCCTCCTTGCCGTCGCCGGGGCCACCGGCACGCAGCTATACTGGCTGCTGCCGGTCTTCTGGGCGGTGTCGGGGTTGGCCGCCATGGCGACATGCGCCGCGGCAAAGTGGGTCCTGGTCGGCGTGAGGGGCGAGGGCGACGCGGTGCACATCTGGGCGCCGCAGGTGTTCCTGGACACGGTCTGGCAGGCCATACGGACGGCGACGGCGGAGTACTTCGCGGAGCTGACGTGCGGGTCGGTGCTGTTCGCGGCGTGGATGCGGACGATGGGTTCCTCGGTGGCCGTGGCGGATGGGGTGTACGTGGACTCGATGGGCGCGCTGCTGAACCCGGAGATGGTGCACCTGGAGCGGGGCGCGAGCGTGGGCCACAACGCGCTGCTGTTCGGGCACGTGTACGAGGGCGAGGCCGGGAAGGTGAAGTTCGGCAGGGTCCACGTCGGGGAGGACGGGTTCGTGGGCAGCCGCGCGGTGGCGATGCCGGGCGTGAAGGTGGAGGACGGCGGCTACCTGGGCGCCCTGTGCCTGGCCATGAAGGAGGAGATCGTCAGGCACAAGCTATAG